In one Pseudomonas sp. R84 genomic region, the following are encoded:
- a CDS encoding redoxin domain-containing protein codes for MLMRWCAVPAMLMALTGLAQAADCPELLQGSLPKLRAKESIDLCKQYADKPLVVVNTASFCGFAPQFEGLEALHKRFESQGLQMLGVPSNDFKQESKDSAETAKVCYANYGVTFAMTEPQKVRGDDATHMFQVLAAQSSAPKWNFYKYVVDRQGKVIANFSSLTKPDDPEFVAAIEKAIASKPLKP; via the coding sequence ATGCTGATGCGCTGGTGTGCTGTTCCCGCGATGCTGATGGCGTTGACTGGCCTGGCTCAGGCCGCTGACTGTCCTGAACTGCTGCAAGGCTCGCTGCCCAAATTGCGGGCGAAGGAATCCATCGATCTGTGTAAACAGTACGCCGACAAACCGTTGGTGGTGGTCAACACCGCCAGCTTTTGCGGTTTTGCCCCTCAGTTCGAAGGCCTTGAGGCGCTGCATAAGCGCTTTGAGTCGCAAGGACTGCAAATGCTCGGCGTCCCTTCCAATGACTTCAAGCAGGAGTCCAAGGACAGCGCCGAGACTGCCAAGGTCTGCTACGCCAACTACGGCGTGACGTTCGCCATGACTGAGCCGCAGAAAGTCCGTGGCGATGACGCGACGCATATGTTCCAAGTGCTGGCTGCGCAGAGCAGCGCGCCGAAGTGGAATTTCTACAAGTATGTGGTCGATCGCCAAGGCAAGGTGATCGCCAATTTCTCCAGCCTGACCAAGCCTGATGATCCGGAGTTTGTTGCCGCGATCGAAAAGGCTATCGCCTCGAAACCACTGAAGCCCTGA
- a CDS encoding outer membrane protein transport protein produces MKKVMLKTTLSLAVTLASTQIFAAGFALNEQSISGMGTGFAGRSSSADDASTVYGNPAGMSRIKREQVTGGVAVVDAHTDISNASSSPNGGSNKGDMVPFTAVPMGFYVKPIDEHWAFGLGVYVPFGLITDYENGFAGRYFGSKSEVQVITFQPTISYAFNDKVSIGFGPTINRIDGALESNLSITQALPDGKVKIKGDDTALGYNVGLLVQATDTTRVGLTYHSKVDYKLEGNTKVNYGALAAVGLGASQKYDASLKITTPESVDLSVTQAINDRWNVYAGTTWTRWSQLEKITVKNSGVQPLLAGQFGSINEDQNWHDSWAYAVGTSYQLNKEWVLRTGLTFDQSPTNNEDRSPRIPTGDRTIFSIGAGWSPTDDLTIDVAYSYLKEESVKIRNENNRGQSYDAKYENSANGFGVGATYRF; encoded by the coding sequence ATGAAAAAAGTCATGCTCAAAACCACCCTTAGCCTCGCCGTTACCCTTGCCTCCACTCAAATTTTTGCGGCCGGCTTTGCCCTCAACGAACAAAGCATCAGTGGGATGGGGACTGGTTTTGCCGGGCGATCTTCTTCTGCCGACGACGCAAGCACTGTGTATGGCAACCCTGCCGGCATGTCGCGCATCAAGCGCGAACAAGTTACCGGTGGCGTAGCCGTCGTCGATGCTCATACCGATATCAGCAATGCCAGCTCCAGCCCCAACGGCGGCAGCAACAAAGGCGACATGGTGCCCTTCACCGCGGTACCTATGGGCTTCTATGTCAAACCAATCGATGAGCATTGGGCATTCGGCCTCGGCGTTTATGTGCCGTTCGGCCTGATCACTGATTATGAAAACGGCTTTGCCGGCCGTTACTTCGGCAGCAAGTCCGAAGTACAAGTCATCACTTTCCAACCGACCATCAGCTACGCCTTCAACGACAAGGTGTCGATCGGTTTCGGCCCAACCATCAACCGCATTGACGGTGCGCTGGAATCCAACCTGTCGATCACTCAAGCCCTGCCGGACGGCAAGGTGAAGATCAAGGGTGACGACACCGCACTGGGCTACAACGTCGGCCTGCTGGTACAAGCCACCGACACCACTCGCGTGGGCCTGACCTATCACTCGAAAGTCGACTACAAGCTCGAAGGCAACACCAAGGTCAACTACGGCGCACTGGCCGCAGTCGGTCTGGGCGCCAGCCAGAAGTACGACGCTTCGCTGAAGATCACCACACCCGAATCGGTCGACCTCTCGGTTACCCAGGCGATCAACGATCGCTGGAACGTGTATGCCGGTACCACCTGGACCCGTTGGAGCCAGCTGGAAAAAATCACCGTGAAAAACTCCGGTGTGCAGCCGCTGCTGGCCGGCCAGTTCGGTTCGATTAACGAAGACCAGAACTGGCATGACTCCTGGGCCTACGCCGTGGGTACTTCGTACCAGTTGAACAAGGAATGGGTACTGCGTACCGGTCTGACCTTCGACCAGTCGCCGACCAATAATGAAGACCGTTCGCCACGCATTCCGACTGGCGACCGTACCATCTTCAGTATCGGTGCCGGCTGGAGTCCGACCGACGACCTGACCATCGACGTTGCCTACTCGTATCTGAAAGAAGAGTCGGTGAAGATCCGCAACGAAAACAACCGTGGACAGAGCTACGACGCCAAGTATGAAAACTCGGCAAACGGTTTCGGTGTCGGCGCGACTTATCGCTTCTGA
- a CDS encoding sel1 repeat family protein encodes MKFRSVSDSVTSQPSPVTPPKRFSVRVAEWLLDSPRLSDSDNAKHLAGRLLKQPAREGVVAAQSRLGQLMCRECGNARDRRIGQDLLRQAARAGDRRAQQELGLLED; translated from the coding sequence ATGAAGTTTCGCTCAGTATCAGACTCTGTTACCTCACAGCCTTCTCCTGTTACCCCGCCCAAGCGATTTTCCGTTCGCGTTGCCGAATGGCTGCTCGACAGTCCGCGCCTGAGCGACAGTGACAATGCCAAACACCTCGCTGGCCGCCTGCTCAAGCAACCGGCGCGTGAAGGTGTGGTCGCCGCGCAAAGTCGCCTCGGTCAATTGATGTGCCGCGAGTGCGGCAACGCACGGGATCGTCGCATCGGTCAGGATCTGCTGCGTCAGGCCGCCCGCGCCGGCGACCGTCGCGCGCAACAGGAACTTGGTCTGCTCGAAGACTGA
- the rmuC gene encoding DNA recombination protein RmuC: protein MLEERLAMAQLAQDGLNAQLDASRDEVADLGQANAAKQADLAALRREVELLQIERDDARDASHAWNLERANKEAELRRLDAQAASLNAELREQQESHQQRLNDLQGSRDELRAQFAELAGKIFDEREQRFAETSQQRLGQLLDPLKERIQSFEKRVEESYQAEARERFSLAKELERLQALNLRLSDEATNLTRALKGQKTQGNWGELILERVLEHAGLEKGREYQTQVNLKGPDGERFQPDVIIYLPGDKQVVVDSKVSLTAYQQYVAADDDSLGQIAIKQHVLSLRNHVKGLAGKDYKRLEGLHSLDFVLLFVPIEAAFSAALQAEPSLFQEAFDRNIVIVSPTTLLATLRVIDSLWKQERQSQNAREIAERAGWLYDKFVLFIQDLDEVGNRLQQLDKAYSSARNKLTEGRGNLVSRSEQLKLLGARASKSLPADLLERAMTDVDGLVELPE, encoded by the coding sequence TTGCTTGAAGAACGGTTGGCCATGGCACAACTGGCACAGGACGGACTCAACGCGCAGCTCGACGCCAGCCGCGATGAAGTCGCCGATCTCGGCCAGGCCAATGCCGCCAAGCAGGCTGATCTGGCGGCCCTGCGCCGGGAAGTCGAACTGCTGCAGATCGAGCGCGACGACGCCCGCGATGCCTCCCACGCCTGGAACCTCGAACGCGCCAACAAGGAAGCCGAGCTGCGCCGCCTCGACGCACAGGCCGCTTCATTGAACGCCGAACTGCGCGAGCAACAGGAAAGCCACCAGCAACGCCTCAACGATCTGCAAGGCTCGCGCGATGAACTGCGCGCGCAGTTTGCCGAGCTGGCCGGGAAGATCTTCGATGAGCGCGAGCAGCGTTTTGCCGAGACCAGTCAGCAACGGCTCGGTCAGTTGCTCGATCCGCTCAAGGAACGCATTCAGTCCTTCGAAAAACGTGTGGAAGAAAGTTATCAGGCCGAGGCCCGCGAGCGTTTCTCGCTAGCCAAGGAGCTGGAGCGCTTGCAGGCGCTCAATCTGCGTCTGAGCGACGAAGCCACCAACCTGACCCGTGCCCTCAAAGGCCAGAAAACCCAAGGCAACTGGGGCGAGCTGATTCTCGAGCGTGTGCTCGAACACGCCGGTCTGGAGAAGGGCCGCGAGTACCAGACCCAGGTCAACCTCAAAGGCCCGGATGGCGAGCGTTTTCAGCCTGACGTGATCATTTATCTGCCGGGCGACAAGCAAGTGGTGGTGGATTCCAAGGTCAGTCTCACCGCGTATCAGCAATACGTGGCTGCCGACGACGACAGCCTTGGGCAGATCGCGATCAAGCAGCACGTGCTGTCGTTGCGCAATCACGTCAAAGGCCTGGCCGGCAAGGACTACAAGCGCCTGGAAGGCCTGCACAGCCTTGATTTCGTTTTGCTCTTCGTGCCGATCGAAGCGGCGTTTTCGGCGGCGTTGCAGGCTGAGCCATCGCTGTTTCAGGAAGCCTTCGACCGCAACATCGTCATCGTCAGCCCGACCACCCTGCTGGCAACTTTGCGCGTGATCGACAGCCTCTGGAAGCAGGAGCGCCAGAGCCAGAACGCCCGTGAAATCGCCGAGCGCGCCGGCTGGCTGTACGACAAATTCGTGCTGTTCATTCAGGATCTGGACGAGGTTGGCAATCGTCTGCAACAGCTGGATAAAGCCTACAGTTCAGCGCGCAACAAGCTGACCGAGGGGCGCGGCAATCTGGTCAGTCGCAGTGAACAGCTCAAATTGCTCGGTGCGCGGGCGAGCAAGAGTTTGCCGGCGGACTTGCTGGAGCGGGCGATGACCGATGTCGATGGTCTCGTCGAACTCCCTGAATAA
- a CDS encoding PAS domain-containing hybrid sensor histidine kinase/response regulator: protein MSLSTGLIAAVALAYMAIMFAIAFYGDRRSAPLPPRMRAWVYSLSLAVYCTSWTFFGAVGQAAEQLWSFLPIYLGPILLLVGAPWVLQKMVMISKQENITSIADFIAARYGKSQSLAVVVALICLVGVLPYIALQLKGIVLGVNLLIGAGADAMGTRAQDTALIVSLVLALFTIVFGTRNLDATEHHRGMVLAIAFESLVKLFAFLAVGAFVTYGLYDGFDDLFNQAMLAPRLEEYWKETINWPSMVVQTGVAMMAIICLPRQFHVTVVENIDPQDLRLAKWVFPAYLALAALFVVPIALAGQMMLPSDVLPDSFVISLPLAQAHPALAMLAFIGGASAATGMVIVASVALSTMVSNDMLLPWLLRRNNAERPFEVFRQWMLSVRRVSIVVILLLAYVSYRLLGSTASLATIGQIAFAAVTQLAPAMLGALYWKQANRRGVFAGLAAGTFLWFYTLILPIAAHSLGWSLSSFPGLAWLHSNPLNLPITPLTQGVVLSLAGNFTLFAWVSVLSRTRVSEHWQAGRFIGQEISARPSARSMLAVQIDDLLQLAARFVGEERARQSFIRFAYRQGKGFNPNQNADGEWIAHTERLLAGVLGASSTRAVVKAAIEGREMQLEDVVRIADEASEVLQFNRALLQGAIENITQGISVVDQSLKLVAWNRRYLELFNYPDGLISVGRPIADIIRYNAERGLCGPGEAEVHVARRLHWMRQGRAHTSERLFPNGRVIELIGNPMPGGGFVMSFTDITAFREAEQALTEANEGLEQRVSERTQELSQLNVALTDAKGTAEAANQSKTRFLAAVSHDLMQPLNAARLFSAALSHQDDGLSSEAQKLVQHLDSSLRSAEDLISDLLDISRLENGKINPDRKPFAVNELFDILGAEFKALAQEQGLIFRVRGSHLRIDSDIKLLRRILQNFLTNAFRYAKGPVLLGVRRRGGELCLEVWDRGPGIPEDKQQVIFEEFKRLDSHQTRAEKGLGLGLAIADGLCRVLGHTLRVRSWPGRGSVFSVSVPLARSQAVPASAAVELNGKLLSGAQVLCVDNEDSILIGMNSLLSRWGCQVWTARNREECAALLSDGVRPQLALVDYHLDHGDTGTELMAWLRTRLGEPVPGVVISADGRPEMVAQVHAAGLDYLPKPVKPAALRALLSRYLPL, encoded by the coding sequence ATGTCGCTGTCCACCGGGCTGATCGCCGCCGTCGCCCTGGCCTATATGGCCATAATGTTCGCCATCGCCTTCTACGGCGACCGTCGCAGCGCGCCGTTGCCGCCGCGCATGCGTGCCTGGGTGTACAGCCTGTCATTGGCAGTTTATTGCACCAGCTGGACGTTCTTCGGCGCAGTCGGTCAGGCGGCCGAACAACTGTGGTCATTCCTGCCGATTTACCTTGGGCCGATCCTGCTGCTGGTCGGCGCGCCGTGGGTCCTGCAGAAAATGGTGATGATCAGCAAACAGGAGAACATCACCTCCATCGCTGACTTCATCGCTGCACGCTACGGCAAATCGCAATCGCTGGCGGTGGTCGTGGCGCTGATCTGTCTGGTCGGCGTCCTGCCATATATTGCCCTGCAGCTCAAAGGCATCGTTCTCGGCGTGAATCTGTTGATCGGTGCCGGTGCCGACGCCATGGGCACCCGCGCCCAGGACACCGCGCTGATCGTGTCGCTGGTGCTGGCGCTGTTCACCATTGTCTTCGGCACGCGCAACCTCGATGCCACCGAACACCACCGGGGCATGGTGTTGGCGATTGCCTTCGAATCGCTGGTCAAGCTGTTCGCCTTCCTCGCCGTCGGCGCCTTCGTCACTTACGGCTTGTACGACGGTTTTGACGACTTGTTCAATCAGGCCATGCTCGCCCCGCGCCTTGAGGAATACTGGAAGGAAACCATTAACTGGCCGTCGATGGTGGTGCAGACCGGCGTGGCGATGATGGCGATTATCTGCCTGCCTCGGCAGTTCCACGTCACGGTGGTGGAGAACATCGACCCGCAGGATCTGCGTCTGGCCAAATGGGTGTTTCCCGCCTATCTCGCACTGGCCGCGCTGTTTGTCGTACCGATCGCGCTGGCCGGCCAGATGATGCTGCCCAGCGACGTACTGCCCGACTCCTTCGTGATCAGCCTGCCCTTGGCGCAGGCGCATCCGGCGCTGGCGATGCTGGCGTTTATCGGTGGCGCATCAGCGGCAACCGGCATGGTGATTGTCGCCAGCGTGGCGTTGTCGACCATGGTCTCCAACGACATGCTGTTGCCGTGGTTGCTGCGCAGAAATAACGCCGAGCGCCCATTCGAAGTATTCCGTCAGTGGATGCTCTCGGTGCGCCGCGTGAGCATCGTGGTGATTCTGTTGCTGGCGTACGTCAGCTATCGCTTGCTCGGCTCGACCGCGAGCCTGGCGACCATCGGCCAGATCGCCTTCGCTGCGGTGACCCAACTGGCACCAGCGATGCTCGGCGCGCTGTACTGGAAACAGGCCAACCGCCGCGGTGTTTTCGCCGGTTTGGCCGCGGGTACATTCCTCTGGTTCTACACGTTGATCCTGCCGATTGCCGCGCACAGCCTGGGCTGGTCGCTAAGCAGTTTTCCGGGGCTGGCGTGGCTGCACAGCAATCCACTGAACCTGCCAATTACCCCGCTGACCCAAGGTGTGGTGCTGTCGCTGGCCGGCAACTTCACTTTGTTTGCCTGGGTCTCGGTGCTGTCGCGTACTCGCGTCTCGGAGCACTGGCAGGCCGGGCGCTTCATCGGTCAAGAGATCAGCGCGCGGCCGAGTGCACGCTCGATGCTGGCGGTGCAGATCGACGACTTACTGCAATTGGCCGCGCGCTTTGTCGGTGAGGAACGCGCGCGTCAGAGCTTCATTCGCTTCGCCTATCGCCAAGGCAAGGGCTTCAATCCGAACCAGAATGCCGACGGCGAATGGATCGCCCACACCGAGCGCTTGCTGGCCGGTGTGCTTGGCGCTTCTTCGACGCGCGCCGTGGTAAAAGCCGCCATCGAAGGTCGGGAAATGCAACTGGAGGATGTAGTCCGCATCGCCGACGAAGCCTCCGAGGTACTGCAGTTCAACCGCGCCTTGCTGCAAGGGGCGATCGAGAACATTACCCAAGGCATCAGCGTGGTCGACCAGTCGCTGAAACTGGTGGCCTGGAACCGGCGTTATCTGGAACTGTTCAACTACCCCGACGGTTTGATCAGTGTCGGCCGACCGATCGCCGACATTATTCGCTACAACGCCGAGCGCGGTTTGTGCGGCCCCGGCGAAGCAGAAGTCCACGTTGCCCGCCGTTTGCACTGGATGCGTCAGGGCCGCGCGCATACGTCTGAGCGGCTATTCCCCAACGGCCGAGTGATCGAGTTGATCGGCAATCCGATGCCGGGCGGCGGCTTCGTCATGAGTTTCACCGACATCACCGCGTTCCGCGAAGCCGAGCAGGCACTGACCGAAGCTAACGAAGGGCTGGAGCAACGCGTCAGCGAACGCACCCAGGAACTGTCGCAACTCAACGTCGCGCTGACTGACGCCAAGGGCACTGCTGAGGCGGCCAACCAGTCGAAAACCCGCTTCCTTGCGGCGGTCAGCCATGACTTGATGCAGCCGCTGAACGCGGCGCGGCTGTTCTCCGCCGCCCTCTCCCATCAAGACGATGGTTTGAGCAGTGAGGCGCAGAAACTGGTGCAGCACCTCGACAGTTCGTTGCGCTCGGCCGAGGACTTGATCAGCGATCTGCTGGACATTTCCCGCCTGGAAAACGGCAAGATCAACCCGGATCGCAAGCCGTTCGCCGTCAATGAACTGTTCGACATTCTCGGTGCCGAGTTCAAGGCCCTGGCCCAGGAACAAGGACTGATTTTCCGTGTGCGCGGCAGTCATTTGCGCATCGACAGCGACATCAAATTACTGCGACGGATTCTGCAGAACTTCCTCACTAACGCATTTCGCTACGCCAAAGGCCCGGTGTTACTGGGTGTGCGCCGGCGTGGCGGCGAACTGTGCCTGGAAGTGTGGGATCGCGGGCCGGGAATTCCGGAAGATAAACAACAGGTGATTTTCGAAGAATTCAAACGCCTCGACAGCCATCAGACCCGTGCCGAAAAAGGCCTCGGGCTGGGGTTGGCGATTGCCGATGGTTTGTGCCGTGTACTCGGGCATACCTTGCGTGTGCGTTCGTGGCCGGGGCGCGGCAGTGTGTTCAGCGTCAGCGTGCCGCTGGCTCGCTCACAAGCGGTGCCGGCGAGCGCCGCCGTTGAATTGAATGGCAAATTGCTGAGCGGCGCGCAGGTGCTGTGTGTCGACAATGAAGACAGCATTCTGATCGGCATGAACAGCCTGTTGAGCCGCTGGGGTTGTCAGGTGTGGACGGCGCGCAACCGTGAGGAATGTGCGGCGCTGCTGAGTGACGGCGTGCGACCGCAACTGGCGTTGGTCGACTATCACCTTGACCACGGCGATACCGGCACCGAGTTGATGGCATGGTTGCGCACCCGCCTGGGCGAGCCGGTGCCAGGCGTGGTGATCAGTGCTGACGGGCGACCGGAGATGGTTGCGCAGGTGCATGCGGCGGGGTTGGATTATCTGCCGAAACCGGTGAAACCGGCGGCGTTGCGGGCGTTGTTGAGTCGGTATTTGCCGCTATAG
- a CDS encoding TetR/AcrR family transcriptional regulator — protein sequence MAIKEGLRPGGRSARVQDAIHSAVRALLQEQERSTVTVPQIAARAGVTPSTIYRRWGDLSALLADVALARMRPDSEPAQTGSLRSDIRAWAEQYLDEMSSEPGRNMMRDVQASATPGYCVTIIGAQLQTIIERHPDEVAPSVDRLINLVVAPVVFRILFSAAPLEVDELHRLIDIALNQH from the coding sequence ATGGCTATTAAAGAAGGTTTACGCCCCGGCGGCCGCAGTGCCCGGGTGCAAGATGCAATTCATTCGGCAGTCCGTGCGCTCCTGCAAGAACAGGAGCGCTCGACCGTGACCGTCCCGCAGATCGCCGCGCGTGCAGGCGTTACACCGTCGACGATTTACCGGCGCTGGGGTGATCTGTCGGCATTGTTGGCCGACGTCGCCCTCGCCCGCATGCGCCCCGACAGCGAGCCGGCGCAGACCGGCAGTTTGCGCAGTGATATTCGTGCGTGGGCTGAGCAGTATCTCGATGAGATGAGTTCGGAGCCTGGGCGCAACATGATGCGCGACGTGCAGGCGAGCGCTACGCCGGGGTACTGCGTGACGATCATTGGCGCGCAGTTGCAGACGATCATCGAGCGGCATCCGGATGAAGTGGCTCCGAGTGTTGATCGGCTGATCAATCTGGTGGTGGCGCCGGTGGTGTTCCGGATTCTGTTTTCGGCGGCGCCGCTGGAGGTGGATGAACTGCATCGGCTGATAGATATTGCGCTGAACCAGCACTGA
- a CDS encoding MFS transporter, translating into MNSAVSHRSNLWFLAITLLSFLAASTAPTPLYHLYQDQLHFSATVLTLIFGVYALSLLAALLTVGSLSDHLGRKPVIFTSVLLNALAMLLFIYADSVSGLIAARVLQGFATGMATAVLSATLLDTDRQQGPLINSVAPLLGMALGGMGCGLLAEFAPAPLQLTYWLLLALFVLQALYVWRLPESVTPQAGAWASLRPTLHVPVQARSTLWRVLPLNTATWALGGFYASLAPSLVRTATGSTSNLIGGATVAALTVTGALMIFTLRNRPATRALQLGASLLPIGLVLILLGVHSASLALFFLGTLVAGCGFGSGFLGAVRSLVPLALAHERAGLMAAYYVLSYLAFCLPALLAGHLSRSYGLLATTDGYGAVLIVLAVGALLLSLRSAPAKVCRAP; encoded by the coding sequence ATGAATAGCGCTGTTTCACATCGTTCGAATCTGTGGTTTCTGGCGATCACCTTACTCAGTTTTCTCGCCGCTTCCACTGCGCCGACGCCGTTGTATCACTTGTATCAGGACCAACTGCATTTCTCGGCAACGGTGCTGACCCTGATTTTCGGGGTCTACGCCCTGAGTCTGCTGGCGGCGCTACTGACTGTCGGTTCGCTCTCGGATCACCTCGGACGCAAACCGGTGATCTTCACTTCGGTGCTGCTCAACGCGTTGGCGATGCTGCTGTTCATTTATGCTGACAGCGTCAGTGGGTTGATCGCAGCACGCGTACTGCAAGGCTTCGCTACTGGCATGGCCACCGCCGTTTTAAGTGCCACGTTGCTGGACACCGATCGCCAGCAAGGACCGCTGATCAACAGTGTCGCGCCGTTGCTGGGCATGGCGCTGGGTGGCATGGGCTGCGGGTTGCTGGCCGAGTTTGCCCCCGCGCCGTTGCAACTGACTTACTGGCTGCTGCTGGCACTGTTTGTATTGCAGGCGTTATACGTTTGGCGTCTGCCGGAAAGCGTTACGCCGCAAGCCGGAGCGTGGGCATCGTTGCGGCCGACTTTGCATGTGCCGGTGCAGGCACGTTCAACGTTGTGGCGAGTGTTGCCGCTGAACACTGCAACCTGGGCGCTAGGCGGTTTCTATGCATCTCTGGCGCCATCGCTGGTGCGCACCGCCACCGGTTCGACCTCCAATCTGATCGGCGGCGCAACCGTGGCAGCCTTGACGGTGACCGGAGCATTGATGATTTTCACGCTGCGCAATCGTCCCGCGACAAGGGCCTTGCAGTTGGGCGCGAGCCTGTTGCCGATCGGCCTGGTGTTGATTCTGCTGGGTGTGCACAGCGCCAGCTTGGCGTTGTTTTTCCTCGGCACGCTGGTGGCCGGTTGCGGCTTTGGCTCGGGTTTTCTCGGTGCCGTTCGCAGCCTGGTGCCGCTGGCCTTGGCCCATGAGCGCGCGGGGTTGATGGCCGCGTATTACGTGCTCAGTTATCTGGCGTTCTGCCTGCCGGCGTTGCTCGCCGGGCACTTGTCGCGCAGTTACGGTCTGCTGGCGACCACCGATGGTTACGGTGCGGTGTTGATCGTGCTGGCCGTCGGCGCGTTGTTGCTCAGCCTGCGTTCCGCGCCAGCCAAAGTGTGCCGCGCTCCATAA
- a CDS encoding cupin domain-containing protein has translation MKIIRSKTFTAERAWGALDIANMNGITTRLHWTDQPYKWHVNDGEEVFVVLDGQVLMHYREQGQEKQVQLDVGDIFYASVGTEHVAHPQGAARILVIESEGSV, from the coding sequence ATGAAGATTATCCGCAGCAAAACCTTCACCGCCGAGCGCGCCTGGGGCGCACTGGACATCGCCAACATGAACGGCATCACCACGCGCCTGCACTGGACGGATCAACCGTACAAATGGCACGTCAACGATGGCGAGGAAGTGTTTGTGGTGCTCGATGGCCAAGTGCTGATGCATTACCGCGAGCAGGGCCAAGAAAAACAGGTGCAGCTGGATGTCGGCGACATCTTCTATGCGAGCGTCGGCACCGAGCACGTCGCGCATCCGCAGGGCGCAGCGCGGATTCTGGTAATTGAGAGCGAAGGCAGCGTCTGA
- a CDS encoding TDT family transporter — protein MICPNSAKPGIKPFSQLQHPREVIRQFTPNWFAATMGTGVLALALAQLPLAIPGLHAIAEGLWLFNILLFSLFTAAYAVRWILFFDEARRIFGHSTVSMFFGTIPMGLATIINGFLLFGLPRWGDGVIHLAEVLWWMDVTMSLACGVLIPYMMFTRQEHSIDQMTAVWLLPVVAAEVAAASGALLAPHLSDAHSQLVVLTTSYVLWAFSLPVAFSILTILLLRMALHKLPHENMAASSWLALGPIGTGALGMLLLGGDAPAIFAANGLPGIGEIASGLGLIAGITLWGFGLWWMLMALLITVRYLRDGIPFNLGWWGFTFPLGVYSLATLKLASTLNLTFFSVVGTLLVMLLALMWLIVGKRTVQGAWRGELFVSPCIAGLKK, from the coding sequence ATGATTTGCCCCAACAGCGCCAAACCCGGCATCAAGCCGTTCAGCCAGCTTCAGCATCCGCGTGAAGTGATTCGCCAGTTCACTCCGAACTGGTTCGCCGCGACCATGGGCACGGGTGTGCTGGCGTTGGCGCTGGCGCAACTGCCGTTGGCCATTCCAGGTCTGCACGCTATCGCGGAAGGTTTGTGGTTGTTCAACATTCTGTTGTTCAGCCTGTTTACCGCTGCGTACGCTGTGCGCTGGATCTTGTTCTTTGATGAAGCGCGGCGGATTTTCGGCCACTCCACGGTATCGATGTTCTTCGGCACGATTCCGATGGGCCTGGCGACGATCATCAACGGTTTTCTGCTGTTCGGCCTGCCACGTTGGGGCGACGGTGTGATTCATCTCGCCGAAGTGCTGTGGTGGATGGATGTGACTATGTCGCTGGCTTGCGGCGTGTTGATTCCGTACATGATGTTTACCCGCCAGGAACACAGCATCGACCAGATGACCGCCGTTTGGCTGTTACCGGTAGTCGCCGCCGAAGTAGCGGCGGCCAGTGGTGCTTTGCTCGCACCGCATCTCAGCGATGCCCACTCGCAACTGGTTGTGCTGACGACGAGCTACGTGCTCTGGGCCTTTTCCCTGCCGGTAGCGTTCAGCATTCTGACGATCCTGCTGTTGCGCATGGCCCTGCATAAACTGCCCCACGAAAACATGGCCGCTTCGAGCTGGCTGGCCCTCGGCCCGATCGGCACCGGCGCGCTGGGCATGTTGCTGCTCGGTGGAGATGCGCCTGCGATCTTCGCGGCGAATGGTCTGCCAGGCATCGGTGAAATCGCCTCGGGTCTTGGGCTTATTGCAGGGATTACGCTGTGGGGCTTTGGTCTGTGGTGGATGCTGATGGCACTGCTGATCACCGTGCGTTACTTGCGTGATGGCATCCCGTTCAACCTCGGCTGGTGGGGATTCACCTTCCCATTGGGTGTGTATTCGCTGGCAACTCTGAAACTGGCGAGTACTCTGAACCTGACGTTTTTCAGCGTTGTCGGCACGCTGTTGGTGATGTTGCTGGCGCTGATGTGGCTGATCGTCGGTAAACGCACGGTGCAAGGCGCTTGGCGTGGCGAGCTGTTTGTCTCGCCATGCATCGCAGGTTTGAAGAAATAA